One genomic segment of Profundibacter amoris includes these proteins:
- a CDS encoding GIY-YIG nuclease family protein codes for MAFYTYIMACNSNTAIYIGMASDLQLRAEQHRLGKGGTHTAKYKIRKLVYFEVYETLPEALAREKKLKRWRRDWKNDLIAKQNPMWADLAMEASFL; via the coding sequence ATGGCGTTTTACACCTATATCATGGCCTGCAACTCGAACACGGCGATATATATCGGTATGGCATCGGATTTGCAGTTGCGAGCCGAACAGCATCGTCTGGGCAAAGGCGGCACCCACACCGCAAAATACAAAATCCGCAAGCTGGTCTATTTCGAGGTTTACGAAACCTTGCCCGAGGCTTTGGCACGGGAGAAAAAACTGAAACGCTGGCGGCGCGACTGGAAAAACGATCTGATTGCAAAGCAAAACCCAATGTGGGCCGATTTGGCTATGGAAGCCTCTTTCCTGTAA